In Nakamurella antarctica, the following are encoded in one genomic region:
- a CDS encoding SPFH domain-containing protein produces the protein MEPIAIVAIVIAILAVVIVVRSVKVIPQAQAAVIERLGRYNKTSHAGLVWLIPFLDRIRARIDMREQVVSFPPQPVITQDNLTVSIDTVVYFQVNEPRAAVYEIANYIVAVEQLTTTTLRNVVGGMNLEQTLTSRDAINGQLRGVLDEATGKWGIRVARVELKAIDPPMSIQDSMEKQMRADRDKRAIILTAEGQRTASITTAEGQKQAAVLTAEGQKQAAILWAEGERQSAILRAQGDRAARFLQAQGQAKAIEKVFAAVKAGKPTPELLAYQYLQTLPQLAQGDSNKVWMIPSGFDKALEQFAKMLGTKGDDGVFRYEAPTDDDAPAKPAGDIDDDVKDWFGGDTSEQLAAADKAAARQLSDEMNRARIAQSEEMARALAPHPASAQYSESQSRPMQSGLMNSFPPVQGYPQQGYPQQYQQPERPQQALGQPGYQGFVPPQSDTKPPADPQH, from the coding sequence ATGGAACCAATTGCCATCGTTGCGATTGTGATCGCGATTCTTGCCGTGGTCATCGTGGTTCGGTCGGTGAAGGTGATCCCGCAGGCGCAAGCAGCGGTGATCGAGCGACTTGGTCGGTACAACAAGACTTCCCATGCAGGGTTGGTGTGGCTCATTCCATTCCTTGACCGGATTCGCGCCAGGATCGATATGCGCGAGCAGGTGGTTTCGTTTCCGCCGCAACCGGTGATCACCCAGGACAACCTGACGGTGTCCATCGATACCGTGGTCTACTTTCAGGTCAACGAGCCGCGCGCGGCTGTCTATGAAATTGCCAACTACATTGTCGCTGTTGAGCAACTCACCACTACGACCCTGCGGAACGTCGTCGGTGGGATGAATCTCGAGCAGACCCTCACCTCCCGTGATGCCATCAACGGGCAGCTTCGCGGCGTCCTGGACGAGGCAACTGGCAAGTGGGGGATTCGGGTCGCTCGCGTGGAACTCAAGGCAATCGACCCGCCCATGTCCATTCAGGATTCCATGGAAAAGCAAATGCGCGCCGACCGCGACAAGCGGGCGATCATCTTGACCGCCGAGGGGCAGCGCACTGCATCCATCACCACGGCCGAGGGCCAGAAGCAGGCAGCGGTCCTCACCGCGGAGGGGCAAAAGCAGGCAGCAATTCTATGGGCCGAGGGTGAGCGGCAGTCCGCGATCTTGCGAGCGCAGGGCGACCGTGCCGCGAGGTTCCTGCAAGCACAGGGTCAGGCCAAGGCCATCGAAAAAGTATTCGCCGCGGTCAAGGCCGGAAAGCCCACCCCGGAATTACTTGCCTACCAGTATCTTCAGACTCTGCCCCAGCTTGCCCAGGGCGACTCCAACAAGGTGTGGATGATTCCCAGCGGGTTTGATAAAGCACTGGAGCAATTCGCCAAAATGCTGGGTACGAAGGGGGATGATGGTGTATTCCGCTACGAGGCTCCTACTGACGACGACGCGCCGGCGAAGCCAGCCGGGGACATTGATGATGATGTCAAGGATTGGTTCGGTGGCGACACCAGTGAACAGCTGGCTGCTGCTGACAAAGCGGCGGCACGACAGCTCTCCGACGAAATGAACCGCGCCCGAATCGCGCAGTCCGAGGAGATGGCCCGCGCTCTTGCGCCGCATCCGGCGTCTGCCCAGTATTCGGAGAGTCAATCGCGTCCTATGCAGTCGGGACTGATGAATTCCTTCCCACCGGTCCAGGGTTATCCGCAGCAGGGCTACCCGCAGCAATACCAGCAGCCCGAGCGGCCACAGCAAGCGTTGGGACAGCCCGGCTATCAGGGATTCGTACCCCCGCAGAGCGACACGAAGCCCCCCGCTGACCCGCAACACTAG
- a CDS encoding DUF3097 domain-containing protein, producing MPVNSSPTSPRSTGLPAGQYGPDALSMPRPKRIIPEVEATSDVVAEDPLTAFCGAVVGCTNNSVTLEDYRGKTRTFPLEVGAFLIDGEQVTLIRPVERPSLVPTQSASGSVRVAGLRARTARSARIWVEGIHDAALIERVWGHDLRVEGIVVEPISGLDNLMADLAEFGPGPGRRVGVLADHLVSGSKESRIAEHIRTLPGAAYVLITGHPYIDIWEAVRPEVVRIKQWPQVPRGVDWKTGVCQALGVSDPQTMWGRVNGSVRSFKDLQTPLITAVERLIDFVTESE from the coding sequence ATGCCGGTGAACTCTTCCCCCACGTCCCCACGTTCGACGGGTCTGCCTGCGGGCCAGTACGGCCCCGATGCGCTGTCCATGCCTCGGCCGAAAAGGATAATTCCGGAAGTGGAGGCCACCTCCGATGTGGTGGCTGAGGATCCATTAACGGCATTTTGCGGTGCTGTTGTCGGGTGTACGAACAACAGCGTCACGCTGGAGGACTATCGGGGAAAAACACGGACCTTCCCCCTGGAAGTGGGTGCGTTCTTGATCGACGGTGAGCAGGTCACCTTGATCAGGCCGGTGGAGAGGCCTTCCTTGGTCCCTACGCAGTCTGCTTCGGGTTCGGTCCGGGTTGCCGGTTTGCGCGCGCGGACAGCGCGGTCAGCGAGAATCTGGGTGGAAGGCATCCACGATGCTGCTTTGATTGAGCGGGTGTGGGGTCATGACCTTCGGGTTGAGGGCATTGTCGTGGAACCAATTAGCGGTCTCGACAATCTAATGGCAGACCTTGCGGAGTTTGGACCGGGTCCCGGCCGTCGAGTGGGTGTCCTGGCAGACCATTTGGTCTCAGGCTCCAAAGAGTCCCGGATTGCCGAGCACATCCGCACGCTTCCCGGCGCCGCATACGTCCTGATCACCGGACATCCCTATATCGACATTTGGGAAGCGGTCAGACCCGAGGTGGTGCGTATCAAACAGTGGCCGCAGGTGCCGCGCGGCGTCGACTGGAAGACCGGTGTCTGCCAAGCACTCGGCGTGTCCGACCCGCAGACCATGTGGGGCAGGGTCAACGGTTCGGTGCGCAGTTTTAAAGATTTGCAGACTCCGCTGATCACCGCGGTGGAGCGTCTTATAGATTTCGTCACCGAATCGGAGTAG
- a CDS encoding NfeD family protein — protein MPGWIWLSGAVLLVIAEALGGEFVLLMLGAGALVTAGVSLVADDMLWLQLLIFALTSVALVVFARPVLLRRFHGPASIKTGVEAIIGSKATVISTVDASGGQVKIGGEIWTASGVEGHRSLPPGTPVTVVEVRGATAVVIWGS, from the coding sequence ATGCCCGGATGGATTTGGCTCAGTGGAGCAGTACTTCTCGTGATCGCCGAAGCTCTCGGCGGTGAATTTGTACTGCTGATGTTGGGAGCGGGCGCGCTGGTAACGGCCGGTGTGTCGTTAGTGGCAGACGACATGTTGTGGCTGCAGCTGCTGATTTTCGCGCTGACCTCGGTGGCACTTGTGGTGTTCGCCCGGCCCGTACTGCTGCGCAGATTCCACGGCCCAGCTTCCATAAAGACTGGTGTCGAAGCCATTATTGGATCGAAAGCCACCGTCATTTCCACCGTTGATGCCAGTGGCGGACAGGTCAAAATTGGCGGCGAGATTTGGACGGCTTCGGGAGTTGAAGGGCACCGGTCCTTGCCACCTGGCACACCGGTTACGGTTGTCGAAGTCCGCGGAGCGACCGCGGTTGTGATCTGGGGGTCCTGA